One genomic region from Granulicatella adiacens ATCC 49175 encodes:
- a CDS encoding M protein trans-acting positive regulator PRD domain-containing protein: MRELLSKKSHRQLELLEILFENKRWFHISELAELLNSTERSVKDDLSHVRSSFPDLIFHSSTNGIRIINTDDSDIEMAYHHFFKHSTHFSILEFVFFNEGYDAESICKEFYISSSSLYRIISHINKIIKKQYHFEISLNPVRITGNEIDIRYFFAQYFSEKYYFLEWPFEDFSPDPLSQLLELVYKATSFPMNLSTHRMLKLLLVTNLYRIKFGHFLEVEKDSFNNQLLEFLMQEDEMEDIVKKFETEYNISLTKEVIGQLFVSYFQKMFFIDEKVFLKYTKTDIYVKKSYHLLGDLVDQVSKEYNIKVDNKDNLIWHLHNTAHLHRQELSTEFILFDQKGNTIKNFQNIFPRFVSDLKEGILHYLQTLDIDSSSMKVNHLAYTFITHSKHLVLNLLQNQPKLKVLVMSNFDQYHAKSVAETLSYYCSNNFELEVWNELELSIDSLKESPYDIIISNFIIPPIENKRLIYCNNINTVALISLLNAMMFIRLDD, encoded by the coding sequence ATGCGAGAATTACTGTCTAAAAAAAGTCACAGACAATTAGAATTATTAGAAATACTATTTGAAAATAAGCGCTGGTTTCACATTTCTGAACTAGCTGAATTATTGAATTCTACAGAGCGTTCAGTAAAAGATGATTTATCCCATGTCAGATCTTCTTTTCCTGACTTGATATTTCATTCTTCAACAAATGGTATACGTATTATTAATACCGATGATAGTGATATTGAGATGGCCTATCATCATTTTTTTAAGCATTCAACTCATTTTTCAATTTTAGAATTTGTTTTTTTTAATGAAGGATATGATGCTGAGAGTATTTGCAAAGAGTTTTATATCAGTTCTTCCTCTCTTTACCGTATCATTAGTCATATTAATAAAATTATTAAGAAACAATATCATTTTGAAATTAGCCTCAATCCTGTTCGAATTACTGGAAATGAGATAGATATTCGTTACTTTTTTGCCCAATATTTTTCAGAAAAATATTATTTTCTTGAATGGCCATTTGAAGATTTTTCACCAGATCCGCTCTCTCAATTATTGGAACTAGTTTATAAAGCAACATCTTTCCCGATGAATTTATCAACTCACAGAATGTTAAAGTTGCTCTTAGTTACGAATTTATATCGAATCAAGTTTGGTCATTTCCTGGAAGTTGAGAAAGATTCTTTTAATAATCAATTGTTGGAATTTTTAATGCAGGAAGATGAAATGGAAGATATTGTCAAAAAATTTGAAACAGAATACAATATCTCTTTAACAAAAGAAGTAATAGGTCAATTGTTTGTATCTTATTTTCAAAAAATGTTTTTCATAGACGAAAAAGTATTTCTGAAGTATACAAAAACGGACATCTACGTAAAGAAATCATATCATTTGTTGGGGGATTTAGTTGATCAGGTATCAAAAGAGTATAATATTAAAGTAGACAATAAGGATAATCTTATTTGGCATCTTCATAATACGGCACATCTTCATCGCCAAGAATTATCTACAGAGTTTATCCTATTTGATCAAAAAGGCAATACAATCAAGAACTTTCAAAATATTTTTCCTCGATTTGTTTCCGATTTAAAAGAAGGGATTCTGCATTACTTACAGACTTTGGATATTGATAGTAGTTCAATGAAAGTCAATCATTTGGCCTATACGTTTATCACCCATAGCAAACACCTAGTGCTAAATCTTTTACAAAATCAACCCAAATTAAAAGTTTTGGTTATGAGTAATTTTGATCAGTATCATGCAAAATCAGTAGCGGAAACTCTTTCTTATTATTGTAGTAACAATTTTGAACTTGAAGTTTGGAATGAATTAGAATTATCCATTGATTCTTTAAAAGAATCACCGTATGATATTATTATTTCTAATTTTATTATTCCTCCTATTGAAAATAAGAGACTGATTTATTGCAATAATATTAATACAGTCGCTCTAATCTCCTTACTTAACGCGATGATGTTTATTCGATTAGACGATTAA
- a CDS encoding type II toxin-antitoxin system PemK/MazF family toxin → MVDKILRGDVFLADLSPVIGSEQGGKRPVLIIQNDVGNHFSTTVIVAAITAKNTKANIPTHIEIKKDQFGFERDSVVLLEQLRTIDKARILEKITQVDADFMNTINEGLKVSLGLE, encoded by the coding sequence ATGGTTGATAAAATTTTAAGAGGAGATGTCTTTTTAGCGGATTTGTCTCCAGTGATTGGTAGTGAGCAGGGAGGAAAACGCCCCGTTCTCATTATTCAAAATGATGTTGGGAATCACTTTAGCACAACTGTTATTGTGGCAGCAATCACAGCAAAGAATACAAAAGCTAACATTCCAACGCATATTGAAATCAAAAAAGATCAATTTGGGTTCGAACGGGACTCTGTTGTCTTACTTGAACAATTGCGTACGATTGATAAGGCTCGAATTCTTGAGAAAATTACGCAAGTGGATGCGGATTTTATGAACACCATTAACGAAGGACTGAAAGTGAGTCTGGGATTAGAATAA
- the alr gene encoding alanine racemase encodes MLEAIHRNTRVVVDLSIIKQNISKLKSKLNPSKQVYAVVKANAYGHGMIPVAKAALEAGVQGFCVANVDEALALREAGIMEPVLILGLSRVEDAPLLASNHITAAVDSVEWLLQAAPLLKEIPLKVHVAVDSGMGRIGVVNEKELTEVEAVLRNGPFEFEAMFTHFATADEEDTAHLTKQEEKFNGMIGELEERPPHIHCSNSAYAIWHSAGDSDIIRYGIGLYGINPSNGDLCVEDEELLTPALQWETEMVKVKKLEIGDTVSYGATYKAKEPQWVATLPIGYADGYIRAYNKGEVIVDGVRCPIIGRVCMDQCMVRLPHEYPVGTKVTLLGKNKEEEITAIELAKRADTIAYEVICMISDRVKREYING; translated from the coding sequence ATGTTAGAAGCGATCCATCGAAACACGAGAGTTGTAGTGGATTTATCAATTATTAAACAGAATATTTCTAAACTAAAGTCTAAATTAAACCCCTCCAAACAAGTCTATGCAGTTGTAAAGGCAAATGCATATGGGCATGGTATGATTCCTGTTGCTAAGGCTGCTTTAGAAGCAGGGGTTCAGGGATTTTGTGTCGCAAATGTAGATGAGGCTTTGGCTTTAAGAGAAGCAGGAATTATGGAACCTGTCTTAATACTTGGATTAAGCCGAGTTGAAGATGCGCCACTATTAGCAAGTAATCACATTACTGCTGCGGTCGACTCTGTAGAATGGCTCCTGCAAGCTGCGCCACTATTAAAGGAGATACCCTTAAAAGTACATGTTGCTGTAGATTCGGGAATGGGTCGTATTGGCGTCGTTAACGAAAAAGAATTAACGGAAGTTGAGGCTGTTTTACGAAACGGACCATTCGAGTTCGAAGCAATGTTTACCCATTTTGCAACAGCAGATGAAGAAGACACCGCACATTTAACAAAACAAGAAGAAAAATTCAATGGTATGATTGGAGAGTTGGAAGAAAGACCTCCTCACATTCATTGCTCGAATTCGGCTTATGCAATTTGGCATAGTGCCGGAGATAGTGATATTATTCGTTATGGCATCGGCTTGTATGGCATTAATCCTTCTAATGGAGACTTATGCGTTGAAGATGAAGAACTTCTAACCCCAGCCCTGCAATGGGAAACCGAGATGGTCAAGGTGAAGAAATTGGAAATAGGGGATACGGTGAGCTACGGTGCCACCTATAAAGCTAAAGAGCCTCAATGGGTGGCTACTTTACCAATAGGATATGCAGATGGGTATATACGTGCCTACAATAAAGGAGAGGTCATTGTAGATGGTGTTCGCTGTCCTATTATTGGAAGAGTGTGTATGGATCAATGTATGGTTCGACTGCCTCATGAATATCCTGTCGGCACAAAGGTGACTCTTCTAGGAAAAAACAAAGAAGAGGAAATTACAGCAATTGAATTAGCTAAACGTGCAGATACAATTGCTTATGAAGTCATTTGTATGATCTCTGATCGTGTGAAAAGGGAGTATATCAATGGTTGA
- the nrdG gene encoding anaerobic ribonucleoside-triphosphate reductase activating protein, whose protein sequence is MNNPKPKEWTSEQYSKGKIASYKPYNFVDGEGVRCSLYVSGCLFACEGCYNVIAQNFNYGIQYTKELEEQIVSDVGASYCQGLTLLGGEPFLNTGVCLSLVKALRKAYGNTKDIWSWTGYTWEELMQETEDKLELLSLIDILVDGRFELAKKDLTLQFRGSSNQRIIDVQSSLKTGEVVLWSGLWNS, encoded by the coding sequence ATGAATAATCCAAAACCAAAGGAGTGGACGAGTGAGCAATATTCTAAAGGAAAAATTGCCAGTTACAAACCGTATAATTTTGTAGATGGGGAAGGGGTACGCTGTTCACTGTATGTGAGTGGCTGCCTCTTTGCCTGTGAAGGCTGCTATAATGTAATCGCTCAAAATTTTAATTACGGAATACAATATACGAAAGAGTTAGAAGAGCAAATTGTTTCAGATGTTGGAGCTTCTTATTGCCAAGGGTTGACGCTTCTAGGTGGAGAACCTTTTTTGAATACAGGCGTTTGTCTGTCTTTAGTCAAAGCGTTACGGAAAGCTTATGGAAATACCAAGGATATTTGGTCTTGGACAGGATATACTTGGGAAGAGCTGATGCAAGAAACAGAAGATAAGTTAGAATTATTAAGCTTGATTGATATTTTGGTGGATGGACGATTTGAACTCGCTAAAAAAGATTTGACCTTGCAATTTAGGGGAAGCAGTAATCAGCGCATTATTGATGTACAGTCTTCTCTTAAAACCGGTGAAGTGGTCTTGTGGTCAGGGTTATGGAATTCTTAG
- the nrdD gene encoding anaerobic ribonucleoside-triphosphate reductase: MCVQELKTLLVTKRDGREVEFQKEKIERAIFKAETELNGEMDAKREAELNRIVDEVLQEISRRFSETIQIYEIQSIIEHFLIEDGESELAQAYISYRVDRDLRRKNQLDFQWALSRLTNKDASVVNENANKDSKVFNTQRDLTAGTVGKIIGLKLLPPHVANAHLKGDIHYHDLDYHPYMPLTNCCLIDFEHMLGLGFKIGNAEVESPKSIQTATAQMAQIIANVASSQYGGCSANRVDELLAPYAELNYQKHLADAKDWIDGADRQEAFAMKKTEKDIYDAMQSLEYEINTLYTSQGQTPFTTLGFGLGTSRFERCIQKAILQVRMEGIGKEKRTAIFPKLVFTLKRGVNLEETDPNYDVKQLALECATKRMYPDVLNYDQIVRLTGSFKVPMGCRSFLQGWKDENGQEVNDGRMNLGVVTLNIPRIALEAEGSIDKFWEIFEEKLAICKDALTYRVERCKEAQRDNAPVLYHYGAFGQRLKDGEEVDLLFRNRRATVSLGYIGLYEAATAFFGPNWETNPEAKEFTLEIVKALKAHTDAWGDEYGYHFSVYATPSESLTDRFCKLDIEKFGLVPDITEKEYYTNSFHYDVRKNPTPFEKIDFEKDYPVFSSGGFIHYCEYPVLRQNPKALEAVWDYAYDRVGYLGTNTPIDHCYKCGYDGEFTPTAKGFECPQCKNHDPQTCDVVKRTCGYLGNPQARPMVHGRHVEISSRVKHMPKLKERYALGVMEDE; this comes from the coding sequence ATGTGTGTACAAGAATTGAAGACCTTATTAGTCACTAAAAGAGATGGTCGGGAAGTTGAATTTCAAAAGGAGAAAATCGAACGAGCAATCTTTAAAGCAGAGACAGAGTTAAATGGAGAGATGGATGCTAAAAGAGAAGCGGAATTGAATCGAATCGTAGACGAAGTTCTCCAAGAAATTTCTAGAAGATTTAGTGAGACTATTCAAATTTATGAAATTCAAAGTATTATTGAACATTTTTTAATTGAAGATGGGGAATCTGAATTAGCACAAGCATATATTTCATACAGAGTGGATCGTGATTTACGTAGAAAAAATCAACTGGATTTCCAATGGGCACTATCTCGATTAACGAATAAAGATGCAAGTGTGGTTAATGAAAATGCGAATAAGGATAGTAAAGTTTTTAATACGCAAAGGGATCTAACGGCGGGTACAGTTGGAAAAATTATTGGTTTAAAACTATTACCCCCTCATGTTGCCAATGCGCATTTAAAAGGGGATATTCATTATCATGATTTAGACTATCATCCATATATGCCACTGACCAATTGTTGCTTAATTGATTTTGAACATATGTTAGGACTTGGATTCAAGATTGGAAATGCCGAGGTAGAATCTCCAAAATCGATTCAAACAGCAACTGCTCAAATGGCTCAAATCATTGCGAATGTCGCAAGTAGCCAATATGGAGGATGTTCAGCCAATCGTGTTGATGAATTATTGGCCCCTTATGCGGAATTAAACTATCAAAAACATTTGGCAGATGCAAAAGATTGGATTGATGGAGCGGACCGTCAAGAAGCTTTTGCAATGAAAAAAACGGAAAAAGATATTTATGATGCGATGCAGTCATTAGAATATGAAATCAATACACTCTATACTTCTCAAGGCCAAACCCCTTTTACAACTTTGGGATTTGGACTTGGAACGAGTCGCTTTGAACGTTGTATTCAAAAAGCAATCCTGCAAGTGAGAATGGAAGGGATTGGCAAAGAAAAGAGAACAGCAATTTTCCCTAAATTAGTATTCACGCTAAAACGTGGAGTGAACTTAGAAGAAACCGATCCAAACTATGATGTAAAACAGTTAGCATTAGAATGTGCAACAAAAAGAATGTATCCAGATGTATTAAACTATGATCAAATCGTTCGATTAACCGGTAGTTTTAAAGTGCCGATGGGATGCCGTTCGTTCTTACAAGGATGGAAGGATGAAAATGGGCAAGAAGTGAACGATGGTCGAATGAATTTAGGGGTTGTTACTTTGAATATTCCTCGAATTGCGCTAGAAGCGGAAGGCTCAATTGATAAATTCTGGGAAATTTTCGAAGAGAAACTAGCAATTTGTAAGGATGCATTAACGTACCGCGTTGAACGCTGTAAGGAAGCGCAAAGAGATAATGCGCCTGTGTTGTATCATTATGGAGCGTTTGGACAACGGTTGAAGGATGGGGAAGAAGTGGATCTTCTCTTTAGAAATCGTCGTGCAACTGTTTCTTTAGGATATATTGGACTTTATGAAGCGGCAACAGCATTCTTTGGTCCAAACTGGGAAACAAACCCAGAGGCGAAGGAATTTACTCTAGAGATTGTAAAAGCGTTGAAGGCGCATACGGATGCATGGGGTGACGAATACGGTTATCATTTCAGTGTTTATGCGACTCCAAGTGAAAGCTTGACTGATCGTTTCTGCAAACTCGATATCGAAAAATTTGGTTTGGTACCGGATATTACGGAGAAAGAGTATTATACGAATAGCTTCCATTACGATGTACGTAAAAATCCAACACCATTTGAAAAAATTGATTTTGAAAAAGATTATCCAGTATTTTCTTCGGGCGGATTTATTCACTACTGTGAGTATCCTGTTCTTCGACAAAATCCAAAAGCTTTAGAAGCCGTATGGGACTATGCATATGATAGAGTGGGATATCTTGGAACGAATACTCCAATTGATCATTGTTATAAATGTGGATACGATGGTGAATTTACGCCAACTGCTAAAGGATTTGAATGTCCGCAATGTAAAAACCATGATCCACAAACGTGTGATGTCGTAAAACGAACTTGCGGATACCTTGGAAACCCTCAAGCGCGTCCAATGGTTCATGGACGTCATGTGGAAATTTCTTCTCGTGTAAAACATATGCCGAAACTGAAAGAACGTTACGCTTTAGGAGTGATGGAGGATGAATAA
- the acpS gene encoding holo-ACP synthase, with translation MNHNEGDDKRMAIKGLGMDAVELSRIEKIVAEPKSFLGKVLTPKELEKYHTLPFKRKVEFLAGRFAAKEAYAKALGTGIGQHVSFQDIEVLNDATGKPVLVCERYSHQTWISITHTSHDAYAVVVLESN, from the coding sequence ATGAATCATAATGAAGGAGACGACAAACGGATGGCGATTAAGGGACTTGGTATGGACGCGGTAGAATTGTCACGCATTGAAAAAATCGTAGCAGAACCTAAATCTTTTTTGGGAAAAGTGTTAACACCAAAAGAGTTGGAAAAATATCATACGCTCCCTTTTAAACGGAAAGTGGAATTCCTTGCGGGACGATTTGCAGCTAAAGAAGCTTATGCTAAAGCACTTGGGACTGGAATTGGACAGCATGTTTCATTTCAAGATATTGAAGTATTGAATGATGCCACAGGAAAACCAGTTCTTGTATGTGAACGCTATTCTCATCAAACGTGGATATCGATTACGCATACGAGTCATGATGCCTATGCCGTTGTCGTACTTGAATCCAATTAA
- a CDS encoding phosphotransferase enzyme family protein, with protein sequence MTVVENPLKDAKVAYEYYELPGELVDIQPLGNGLINKTYQITHTQENKEKQYVLQAINHHIFPNVRGLMENIEKVTSYLREKYEAEGRDASRETLRVIRTKEGHLTANLDNGSYWRIYDSVENSYSLDKVENPQQFYITAKAFGRFAYDLNDFDASQLVEVIPQFHDTRNRYRQLEEAIREDRIGRVKEVQAEIDFIQSRKADCFLLYDLLDEGVLPLRVTHNDTKLNNIMFDSQTKEPLCIVDLDTVMPGLVLFDFGDSIRFGANDCAEDEPDLSKVNFDFDLYETYVKGFIEGTSGILTEAELEYLPWGARVITLEQGIRFLTDYINGDVYYQTSRPGQNLDRARTQLKLVQDMENSWDQMVQAVQNMK encoded by the coding sequence ATGACAGTAGTAGAAAATCCATTAAAGGATGCCAAAGTGGCGTATGAATATTATGAACTACCAGGGGAGCTAGTTGATATTCAGCCTTTAGGGAATGGATTAATTAACAAAACTTATCAAATCACTCATACACAAGAAAATAAAGAAAAGCAATATGTATTGCAAGCGATTAATCATCATATTTTTCCAAATGTACGTGGATTAATGGAAAATATCGAGAAAGTAACAAGCTATCTGCGTGAAAAATATGAAGCAGAAGGACGCGACGCTTCTCGTGAAACGCTACGTGTAATTCGCACCAAAGAGGGGCATTTAACGGCAAACTTGGATAATGGATCTTACTGGCGAATTTATGATTCAGTGGAAAACAGTTATTCATTAGATAAAGTAGAAAATCCGCAACAATTTTATATTACTGCAAAAGCATTTGGACGATTTGCTTATGATTTAAATGACTTCGATGCAAGCCAGTTAGTAGAAGTGATTCCACAATTCCACGATACTCGAAATCGTTATCGCCAATTAGAAGAAGCAATCCGAGAAGATCGTATAGGAAGAGTAAAAGAGGTTCAAGCAGAGATCGACTTTATCCAAAGTCGTAAGGCTGATTGCTTCTTACTATATGATTTGTTAGATGAAGGCGTATTGCCACTTCGAGTAACGCATAATGATACAAAATTAAATAATATTATGTTCGATAGCCAAACGAAAGAGCCACTATGTATTGTGGATTTAGATACCGTAATGCCAGGGTTAGTATTATTTGATTTTGGGGATTCTATTCGTTTTGGAGCGAACGATTGTGCCGAGGACGAACCGGATTTATCAAAAGTGAACTTTGATTTCGACTTATACGAAACATATGTGAAAGGCTTTATCGAAGGAACAAGCGGAATCTTAACCGAAGCTGAACTCGAATACTTACCTTGGGGGGCACGTGTAATCACGTTAGAACAAGGGATTCGTTTCTTGACGGACTACATCAATGGCGATGTCTACTACCAAACCAGTCGTCCAGGACAAAATCTGGACCGAGCACGTACACAATTAAAATTAGTACAAGATATGGAAAATAGTTGGGACCAAATGGTTCAAGCCGTCCAAAATATGAAATAA